atatatatatatatatatatatatatatatatatatatatatatatatatatatatatatataacactgACAATGTACTCCTTTGTCCCTACGTGGGTTTGCAGGTGATTGGTTTTGATCAACTATAGCATAACACAAGAATCAAGACTCCTTCgattataaattagtataacattttaattattagtacTTTATAAACCATGTAGGGTAGAAGTATTCTCAAATATCAcgcattttcttttttctttatttacatTTCCATTAATCCgtgaatattatatttaaatcgtaatttagattaatttattttgtgtaaatatattttaggtaaaTATTATACTTTGATGTGTTAATAGAAACAATATTGTTAGGTAAATTTAAGATTGAATTTTTTACACGTCTGGATATGGATAGTAGTatatacaaatcaaatatttaaaaaaaacgtcAATTTTTACACATGTTAGGTATAAAAAGTATTGTTTTTCACACCGGTTATAACATCATAAGGTATACAAGTGAGTTTCTTTTATACCTGTTTTGTTACCGGCAGGTATAAAAGTGAGTTTTTTAAGTAAGAAATACGACTTTTTTATACCTGATCCCAGATGTAAATATCAAACTTTTATAGctcttacaaaaataaatggTCTAGAACCAGTGTAAAAAGACGAAAACTTTTTATACCTTGCACCTATATCTACTcaaaaacaagtataaaaagcaTTTTTTAACGGGtacaaaaaacatttttttacattttttaaggtttcttttttttaagttttgagaatgaaaattattaaaatacccttaaccttataatttaaaattcatgatatattagggtatttttatctACTAGCACCCgctacacattgctaaaatgtaacAATTGAAAAGCAAACTAAGTGACACGTTTTATGTAACCCCATTTGTTTTTTTCTGTACTTTTTCTCCCATAGGAAATGCTAATCTTACTTTGTGCTTATAGTTCATTCACCGGAGTGCTTTACTCACGAGATAGGTAACGCACAAGCTTACTATCAGACAAACAAGAAGCGTTATAAGaacaacaatttttttccaaaaaccCAGCTGTAATGAAGATCTTCGACAAGAGTGTTTTTTTTCGTTAATATTTAGAAGTTCTAAAAttagtttgataaatttttaaaaaaaattataaattttaatataatattaattaacaacTAATCATTcacgataaaaaaaattactaacacggtacaattttatgaaaatcagACCGAACTCATATAACGATggtaagaatttttttatcgAATTCATATCATGTTGGCaaaatttactttaaattataattttttttcaaaacttacaCCAAATCAATAATTTGAGTATTAAAATTTCTTAACTGATAAAAGACAACATAACTTTAAGCTGTCACAAACACGCTTTCACTTGTATAAATTCATGAATATTTCATGACATCTACATCCCAAACGTTGAATAACCCCACAAAAAGAAAATGGCAGCAGCAGTTTCAACACCCTTCTCCATTCAAAAGCTGATGATATTATTCATCACACTGGTTTATCAAGCTTACGCTCAATTGGATCGTGAAACAACATACGTGTTCTACCTGCAAGACATAACAAGAGGGCCGAATGCCACAGTTGCAGCAGTGGCGGGCATCAAGGGAAGGAATTGGAACTTCAACACATTTGGAAGCGTGTTTGTGGTTGATGATCCAGTGACGGTGGGCCCAAGCCCAACGTCTACGATGGTGGGCCGGGCCCAAGGTTTGCTGGTAGTTTCCTCTCGTGATGGAGCTTATGAGAATGTGGTGCTTTCAATTGTGTTCAGCAGTTGGCAGTTCAATGGTAGCACCTTGGAGCTGCAAGGCATTAATCGGCAGAATGAGAATGTCAGAACGGTGTCTGTTGTGTCCGGAACTGGCCAATTTCGTTTTGCCAGAGGCTATGCTGCATTGCAAACTGTGGCTTATGATCCTGTAACTGCACGCTCCACCGTTCGCTTCACCATAACCTTACACACTTGACAAAATTATGTATTACTACTTCTTTCCttctaaataatattacatCAACCATTTTAACTACTACAAACGCATTCATATTActtcagttttcatttttattcttaattaactAATTTGGTATATTTTCTGCTCTTtcgttaatttaaaattaaaattaaggacaatttaaaatatatattatttttttcaatctcttaaaaatcaaaatttaatacttttGATATATTACACTTtcttaagttttattttcttaatcggTGTAaacatcattaaaaataaataaacttagtaattttacttttatatttaaatttatggcttattttttagattttaacacgtgacactttttaaaaaattagaattaacttttttttttaattttgatacaaTTTAGTCACTTAATTTTAGAGATGTGTGGATTTAATCcttctaaacaaattttattaagttaatataacttttcaaacgtttttcataatagcatttgagttgtttacattgtttaacacattttttctttgatgttaGTAAAGAAATGCGTTTGAAACCTCAAATAAACATAACAAATTTTGGCTAGAGAAATTAAATTTACACACTTCTACCGATGAAggactaaaataatttaaaattttaaagagaactaatttcaattttcagttAAAGTTaaggaaaaaaacatatttaattttaaaaattaaagtatatcaTAAATCTAAATACagatatcaaattattaataaaagacttattaatacatttatttatctatttaattttaaataatattaataaataaacatgttttgttttgaattattttaatttctctattaacattaaattttgttatcttCAATAATTGTTCTTAGTTTgatataaaaaagattaattatacATTCAACATTAAAAGAAgtcattttactttttctctaaTGTCTTTTATCTTGAAactataacatgattttttttatttttgtctttatatcaaattttaattaggtACCTGCCTTGGACAAAGCACCACCCAGACCAAACACTCAGGTCACCAACCCAAGCCGTCCTCTCAAGCTCTCCATCTGAGCTTTTCGTCCACCCAAATTGTTCACATGGATTGTTCGCCCACATCTAGGCCGTGCCCGGTATGACCTAACAGTATGGTCAGATTATCGGTGATAATAACTTATTAAGTCTCTAATGCAGATTAAGGTGTGATTGAACCGTCATTAGGCCAATGAAAAGTAAAGATCATcacaactagtataaataaaggacTCAACTATGACTTTAGGATTATTATGCATATTATGCGTCACTTGTTGTGTTAACCGATTAGTTATATTACTAAATTGAGTGTCTGAGTGTATTTGACAAGTACTCATCCACATAACTTCgataagaaaaaggaagaacaaACAACGTAATTTAGATGATGAAAGACCACTAAAAAATCTATGCGATATTCAAAACAACTTGAAGTGCTTTAAATAAAGAACGTTAATCGTATACctgaaacaaattatattaaattcatatacttaaaaaattatatgaatataatcattttcatccttAACTGTTTCCAAATATAACAGACGACAAATTAAGTTAGATGTAATTTATAAGTTATCCTCATGTCAATTTCTTATCTAATAGATtgtaacataattaaaatggtattcttttgaaatattaaaaatgaaatatgtgAATTAACTAAGttgcataatatatatatatatatatatatatatatatatatatatataattaatgaagAATTAAAAGAAGTTTCATGTATTCCTGCGCCAGTAATCCGAACAACGATTGTGTTTTACGGGAAGAAGTGAACTGAAACTAATTTCATGTGGTAGACGTTAGTTTGTCTCAAACACACGATTTTCTTCATCTTACATCAATACAAACAACGGTTTCAAATCATTAACAGTTggcaagagaaaaaaaagaccCTTTATTGCTTCTTCTGCGCTTCTTTGTTTCTTATTACTCCTTCACATGAAAAGTGagaacagttttttttttttaacgcGCAaggaaacattaaattaatagcTTAATTTCTGGCTTAGTGCTATAAATATCATCCAATTATTTCAGCATGGAAATCCATCTCACACCATAAAATGGCTCCATCCAaattcttctccttctcatcGCTCCTTTTCATATCCATCACATTGTTTTACCAAGCTAATGCTCAACCCGGTGGTCAAACAACTTTGACTTTCCACCTTCAAGACACTGCAAAAGGGCCCGGTGCAACCGTCACCCCAATCATTGGGCTCCCCGGAAGGGACTGGACCTTCGACCAATTCGGAACCATAATTGCAATGGACGACCCTGTCACCATGGGCCCAAGTCCACTGTCTACTCAAGTGGGCCGGGCCCAGGGGCTTCTTGTAGTATCAGCAAAGGATGGCGC
The Vigna angularis cultivar LongXiaoDou No.4 chromosome 5, ASM1680809v1, whole genome shotgun sequence genome window above contains:
- the LOC108340090 gene encoding pterocarpan synthase 1 yields the protein MAAAVSTPFSIQKLMILFITLVYQAYAQLDRETTYVFYLQDITRGPNATVAAVAGIKGRNWNFNTFGSVFVVDDPVTVGPSPTSTMVGRAQGLLVVSSRDGAYENVVLSIVFSSWQFNGSTLELQGINRQNENVRTVSVVSGTGQFRFARGYAALQTVAYDPVTARSTVRFTITLHT
- the LOC108340116 gene encoding pterocarpan synthase 1 produces the protein MAPSKFFSFSSLLFISITLFYQANAQPGGQTTLTFHLQDTAKGPGATVTPIIGLPGRDWTFDQFGTIIAMDDPVTMGPSPLSTQVGRAQGLLVVSAKDGANVNAILSIVFTNAEFSGSTLQIQGVSRQREHYKELSVVSGTGRFAFLRGYATLETVVYDPATAHSAIRFNVTLRP